The Chroicocephalus ridibundus chromosome 2, bChrRid1.1, whole genome shotgun sequence genome includes a region encoding these proteins:
- the SIRT5 gene encoding NAD-dependent protein deacylase sirtuin-5, mitochondrial — MPMSLLRLTARRLVSPACLRAAASRKHKLSLEMARPSSNMADFREVFAKAKHIAIITGAGVSAESGVPTFRGAGGFWRKWQAQELASPGAFARNPSRVWEFYHYRREVMLSKHPNPAHIAIAECEKRLSKQGRSVVVITQNIDELHRKAGTKHLLEIHGSLFKTRCTNCGNVAANYKSPICPALAGKGAPDPETEDAAIPVEDLPQCEEDGCNGLLRPHVVWFGETLDPDILTAVEKELEICDLCLVVGTSSVVYPAAMFAPQVSARGVPVAEFNMEATPATDRFRFHFPGPCGTTLPPALARHETEIIS, encoded by the exons ATGCCGATGAGTCTCCTGCGATTGACGGCGAGGAGGTTGGTTTCCCCAGCGTGTCTTCGGGCTGCGGCTTCGAGGAAACACAAGTTGTCCTTGGAAATGGCTCGTCCTAGTTCAA ATATGGCTGATTTTCGAGAAGTGTTTGCGAAGGCGAAGCATATAGCCATTATCACAGGAGCCGGTGTCAGCGCGGAGAGCGGAGTTCCCAccttcagaggggctggaggcTTCTGGAGAAAGTGGCAAGCCCAG GAGCTGGCTAGCCCGGGGGCTTTTGCGCGGAACCCTTCTCGTGTATGGGAATTTTACCATTATCGGCGGGAAGTGATGTTGAGTAAACATCCGAATCCTGCACACATTGCCATCGCAGAGTGCGAAAAGCGACTGAGCAAGCAAGGAAGGAGCGTTGTGGTCATTACTCAGAATATCGATGAACTACACAGAAAGGCAGGCACAAAGCACCTCTTAGAAATTCACG GTAGTTTATTTAAAACTCGATGCACCAACTGTGGAAACGTGGCTGCAAATTACAAGAGTCCGATATGCCCCGCATTGGCCGGGAAAGG GGCTCCGGATCCTGAAACAGAAGACGCCGCAATTCCAGTTGAAGACCTTCCTCA GTGCGAGGAGGACGGCTGCAATGGGCTCCTCCGTCCCCATGTTGTGTGGTTTGGTGAAACCCTGGATCCTGACATTCTCACAGCAGTTGAGAAGGAGCTTGAGATATGCGACCTCTGCTTGGTG gtggggACCTCCTCCGTGGTGTATCCTGCCGCTATGTTTGCCCCTCAGGTGTCTGCCAGAGGAGTGCCAGTTGCAGAGTTTAACATGGAAGCCACTCCTGCTACAGACAGATTCAG GTTCCACTTCCCGGGCCCCTGCGGGACTACCCTGCCGCCGGCGCTGGCCCGACACGAAACGGAGATCATCTCCTGA
- the NOL7 gene encoding nucleolar protein 7: MAPGRKAAAAAKGKRGLPAALLSPPSSEDEAPEEVSFGAAREVAETERKLMGEAARRHRELLKEKRRRRQELFVEQKRRKLLPEAVLQELAAAPPARPEGQDAADDPGEQCGGGAAKQRQDQVEEQDQAQRQVKKAKQRKVVRPKGNYTAVRLKDQSLTGLHQQLAKDFLNTQLYGPDTNRVQANEFFSLENKRDPVKKAAVQFVDKSWGQEKKLRAIRFKKRWLSTQLKKQV, translated from the exons ATGGCGCCGGGCAGgaaagcggcggcggcggcgaaagGGAAGCGTGGGCTGCCCGCTGCCCTCCTCAGCCCGCCTTCCTCGGAGGATGAGGCCCCGGAGGAGGTGTCCTTCGGCGCGGCGAGGGAGGTGGCCGAGACCGAACGGAAGCTCATGGGGGAGGCGGCCCGGAG GCACCgggagctgctgaaggagaagcggcggcggcggcaggagctgTTCGTCGAGCAGAAG AGACGGAAGCTGCTCCCCGAGGccgtgctgcaggagctggccgccgcgccgcccgcacG ACCCGAGGGACAAGATGCGGCGGACGACCCAG GTGAACAGTGTGGAGGTGGGGCTGCAAAGCAAAGACAGGATCAAGTTGAAGAGCAGGACCAAGCCCAAAGGCAGGTGAAGAAAGCCAAGCAAAGAAAGGTTGTCAG GCCAAAAGGAAACTATACGGCTGTGCGCTTAAAAGATCAGAGTTTAACAGGCCTCCACCAACAGCTTGCCAAAGACTTTTTAAACACTCAGCTTTATGGACCAGACACCAACCGGGTACAGG caaatgaatttttttcccttgaaaacaaGAGAGACCCAGTTAAAAAAGCTGCAGTTCAGTTTGTGGACAAATCGTGGG ggcaagaaaaaaagctAAGAGCAATAAGGTTTAAAAAACGTTGGCTCTcaacacagctgaaaaaacaAGTGTGA